In Sphingobacterium sp. lm-10, one DNA window encodes the following:
- a CDS encoding Crp/Fnr family transcriptional regulator, producing the protein MSNFRPMYNALQKVIKKFVDLDDSEWQHLQSQFKIVNVPTRQKLTEIGTTEKSLYFVVKGVIRLYCINAKSEEITIFLFSENTFVSCYQSFLTQELSEQALETVEDCTLLRIDYQSFHRLHVDLAKMNQLTRAIADQRFINSQKIFMGHITRTAEERYLDFEKHYGNLLLRVPLNIIASFLGITPVSLSRIRQRLSKK; encoded by the coding sequence ATGAGTAATTTTCGACCTATGTATAATGCCCTTCAGAAAGTTATTAAAAAATTTGTGGATTTAGACGATAGTGAATGGCAACATTTACAAAGTCAATTCAAAATAGTAAACGTGCCTACACGGCAAAAATTAACGGAAATAGGTACAACGGAAAAGTCTCTGTATTTTGTGGTCAAAGGCGTGATAAGACTGTATTGTATTAATGCGAAAAGCGAGGAAATTACCATCTTCTTATTTTCAGAGAATACCTTTGTGAGCTGCTATCAGAGCTTTTTGACTCAAGAGCTCTCTGAACAGGCATTGGAAACTGTAGAAGATTGTACTTTGCTCCGAATAGATTATCAATCCTTCCACCGTCTTCACGTAGATCTCGCGAAGATGAACCAGTTGACCAGAGCCATTGCCGATCAGCGTTTCATCAATTCTCAAAAAATATTTATGGGACATATAACTCGTACGGCCGAAGAGCGCTATCTCGACTTTGAAAAGCATTATGGAAATTTGTTGTTACGAGTTCCTCTAAACATTATCGCATCCTTCTTGGGCATTACTCCTGTCTCACTTAGCCGCATCAGGCAACGGTTGAGCAAGAAATAA
- a CDS encoding hemolysin family protein, with protein sequence MITEICIILLLIFFNAILAASETAILASRKSRLQVGARKNRSTAAAVLLLKNNPNRFLLTIQIGITLIGIMIGVVSSGNIATYLANLLVDIPWIAPYHFPVAIALIVLATTYLALVIGELVPKRMGTANPERYAAWIAKPMMSLNKLVRPFTWMINGSADFISRLFKISTVRETVTEEEIKALVDEGVSSGIIEHIEHDLVDRILRLGDKKAINLMVHRSRITYLDINNSFEVNKAFILEAQHTEYPVCDGSFDEVRGVVHIKALFRAYLNGSEPDLAKLVRPIPYVHENSLAYAALETLRQSEVTQAIVVDEYGSPQGIITMYDIMGTLVGGLAVEEVSGNKYIRQRTDGTYMVDGSYQIDDFFSFFDISISEKEQNDLGSTTTVAGLVFLLLDQIPQEGDMVSYKNLSFEVIDMDAHRIDKLSVSVSNQKSDHQEEAHGTRE encoded by the coding sequence ATGATAACGGAGATTTGTATCATTTTACTATTAATTTTTTTTAATGCGATACTGGCGGCTTCCGAAACGGCCATATTGGCCAGTCGAAAATCCAGGTTACAAGTTGGCGCACGCAAAAACAGAAGTACCGCAGCGGCTGTACTTTTACTAAAAAACAATCCCAATCGATTTCTATTGACCATACAAATTGGCATCACCTTAATTGGCATTATGATCGGTGTGGTGAGCAGCGGCAATATTGCCACTTACCTTGCCAACCTTCTGGTCGATATTCCGTGGATAGCACCTTATCATTTCCCTGTAGCCATCGCTTTGATCGTGCTGGCAACTACCTATCTGGCATTGGTAATTGGCGAATTGGTCCCTAAAAGAATGGGCACGGCCAATCCAGAGCGGTATGCCGCGTGGATTGCAAAACCCATGATGTCCCTAAATAAATTAGTCCGTCCATTCACTTGGATGATTAATGGATCCGCGGATTTTATCAGCCGCCTTTTTAAGATTAGCACCGTGCGCGAAACCGTTACCGAAGAGGAGATAAAAGCATTAGTGGATGAAGGCGTTAGCAGCGGCATTATTGAGCACATAGAACATGATCTGGTAGATCGCATCCTACGCTTGGGCGACAAAAAAGCGATCAACCTGATGGTGCATCGCAGCAGAATCACGTACTTAGATATTAACAATAGCTTTGAAGTGAACAAAGCGTTTATCCTTGAGGCACAACACACCGAATACCCTGTCTGTGACGGTTCTTTTGATGAAGTTAGAGGCGTAGTACACATCAAAGCGCTGTTCAGAGCCTACCTCAATGGGAGCGAACCGGATCTGGCAAAACTAGTACGCCCCATACCTTACGTACATGAAAACAGCCTGGCCTATGCCGCTCTCGAGACATTACGCCAGTCGGAGGTTACTCAAGCCATTGTGGTAGACGAGTACGGAAGCCCGCAAGGTATTATTACAATGTATGATATTATGGGAACTTTGGTTGGCGGATTGGCCGTGGAGGAGGTGAGCGGAAACAAATACATCCGCCAGCGTACCGATGGCACCTATATGGTAGATGGCAGCTATCAGATAGATGATTTTTTCTCTTTTTTCGACATAAGTATCTCGGAAAAAGAACAGAACGATCTAGGCAGTACTACCACCGTGGCGGGCCTGGTGTTTCTCTTGTTAGATCAGATTCCGCAAGAAGGCGATATGGTGTCGTACAAGAACCTATCTTTTGAAGTAATTGATATGGATGCTCACCGCATTGATAAACTTTCGGTCAGCGTCTCCAATCAAAAGTCAGATCATCAGGAAGAAGCTCACGGCACGAGAGAATAA
- the pyrF gene encoding orotidine-5'-phosphate decarboxylase, producing MTKETLFQEIVAKKSFLCVGLDTDLTKIPEHLLDEEDPIFAFNKEIVAATEDLCVAYKPNIAFYECYGAKGWDSLRKTSEILPKNTLRIADAKRGDIGNTSKMYAQAFFDPAVSGLDFDAITIAPYMGEDSVTPFLAFEDKWAIVLALTSNAGSKNFQNFSDKAGKQLFEEVIDQVNGWGTTDNLMYVVGATRGEAFLNIRAHAPDHFLLVPGVGAQGGSLEEVCEYGMNAQCGLLVNSTRAIIYASSGRDFAEKAREEALNVQKQMEAALIRKGIL from the coding sequence ATGACTAAAGAAACGTTGTTTCAAGAGATTGTTGCCAAGAAAAGCTTTTTGTGTGTCGGGTTGGATACCGATCTAACTAAGATTCCAGAACATCTCTTGGACGAAGAAGATCCTATTTTTGCCTTCAATAAAGAGATTGTGGCAGCTACAGAAGATCTGTGTGTCGCCTATAAACCTAATATCGCTTTCTACGAATGTTACGGCGCCAAGGGATGGGACTCGTTGCGTAAAACAAGTGAGATCCTCCCTAAAAATACCTTACGCATTGCAGACGCCAAACGTGGCGACATTGGGAACACCTCTAAAATGTATGCACAGGCATTCTTTGATCCGGCTGTATCCGGTTTGGATTTCGATGCTATTACCATTGCACCTTATATGGGCGAGGATTCCGTGACACCATTTTTGGCTTTCGAAGATAAATGGGCAATCGTGCTGGCACTTACCTCGAATGCAGGCAGTAAGAACTTTCAAAATTTTTCGGACAAAGCCGGCAAGCAACTCTTCGAAGAGGTGATCGATCAGGTAAATGGTTGGGGCACCACCGATAATCTGATGTATGTGGTAGGAGCGACACGTGGAGAAGCATTCTTAAACATTCGCGCTCATGCGCCAGATCATTTTCTTTTGGTACCCGGTGTGGGAGCGCAGGGTGGATCGCTGGAAGAGGTGTGCGAATACGGTATGAATGCACAATGTGGGTTGTTGGTGAATAGTACCAGGGCTATTATTTATGCTTCCTCGGGGCGTGACTTTGCGGAAAAGGCCAGAGAAGAGGCGCTTAATGTGCAAAAGCAGATGGAAGCAGCATTAATTCGTAAAGGAATTCTCTAG
- a CDS encoding TlpA disulfide reductase family protein, translating to MSNRPRFSLGSKILYAILVVLILLMFWPASRAVLQRGLMKIGLFKPKVENAQPSDATDTSGPMATHEGVTLADVDGKSIHTADLKGKVVFINFWATWCGPCVAEMPSIQTLIERIGEQDDIAFLLVDVDGDMDVAKQFLKKQKLDLPIFVPQSDIPSTWMSGAIPATVVLDKEGQRVFSHKGMADYSDPEFVDYLKKLASE from the coding sequence ATGAGTAATAGGCCTCGATTTTCTTTAGGAAGTAAAATACTGTATGCCATACTGGTGGTGCTGATTTTGTTGATGTTCTGGCCAGCCAGCAGAGCCGTATTGCAACGAGGGCTGATGAAAATCGGCTTATTCAAGCCAAAGGTTGAAAATGCTCAACCATCAGATGCCACAGATACTTCAGGTCCAATGGCTACACATGAAGGCGTGACGCTCGCTGATGTAGATGGTAAATCTATCCATACCGCGGATCTGAAAGGTAAAGTCGTATTTATCAATTTCTGGGCTACTTGGTGTGGCCCCTGTGTGGCGGAGATGCCCTCCATCCAGACCTTGATCGAGCGCATTGGAGAACAGGATGATATTGCCTTTCTGTTGGTTGATGTAGACGGCGATATGGATGTAGCCAAGCAGTTCTTGAAAAAGCAAAAGCTGGATTTACCTATTTTTGTGCCTCAAAGCGATATCCCTTCTACTTGGATGAGCGGAGCGATCCCGGCTACTGTTGTATTGGATAAGGAAGGTCAGCGCGTATTTTCCCACAAAGGCATGGCCGACTACAGTGACCCCGAATTTGTTGATTATTTAAAGAAATTAGCTTCCGAATAA
- a CDS encoding RluA family pseudouridine synthase, translating to MIQADARLFKFPKFEDLIIHEDENLIVINKPPFVSSLDQREGDEINILRLAKRYHADAQVCHRLDKDTSGVLLIAKNPETYRAVSIEFERRRVRKVYHAIIEGTHTFEDLLVDLPILNQGNKNVSIDRANGKRAETFFKSIQYFNHYTLVECRPVTGRMHQIRIHLATQRASIVGDAMYKGKPVYLSQIKKRGFTMSKSQEEQPIMKRFALHSKSVAFSIEGKDYVFEADYPKDFATLLKQLEKFDL from the coding sequence ATGATACAAGCCGACGCACGTCTTTTTAAATTTCCAAAATTTGAGGATCTGATTATCCATGAAGATGAGAATCTGATTGTAATCAATAAACCGCCCTTTGTGTCTTCACTTGATCAGCGAGAGGGCGATGAAATCAATATCTTACGCCTGGCAAAACGGTATCATGCCGATGCTCAAGTTTGTCATAGGTTGGATAAGGATACGTCTGGCGTATTATTGATTGCTAAAAATCCGGAAACTTACCGTGCGGTGTCTATTGAATTTGAGCGTCGACGGGTGCGCAAAGTGTATCATGCCATTATCGAAGGAACGCATACTTTCGAAGATTTATTGGTCGATCTTCCTATCCTGAATCAAGGAAATAAGAATGTATCGATCGATCGTGCAAATGGAAAACGGGCGGAAACCTTTTTCAAAAGTATTCAATATTTCAACCATTACACTTTAGTGGAATGTCGGCCGGTCACTGGTCGTATGCATCAGATTCGCATTCACTTGGCTACACAACGGGCTTCCATCGTAGGAGACGCCATGTATAAAGGCAAGCCGGTGTACCTGTCACAGATTAAAAAGCGTGGTTTTACGATGTCGAAAAGCCAGGAAGAACAACCTATTATGAAGCGTTTCGCCCTTCATTCCAAGTCGGTTGCTTTCTCTATAGAGGGCAAAGACTATGTGTTTGAAGCCGATTATCCGAAAGATTTTGCTACTTTGCTGAAACAGTTGGAGAAATTTGATCTTTAA
- the panB gene encoding 3-methyl-2-oxobutanoate hydroxymethyltransferase, with the protein MSVHTVIKRVTTASLQTMKQRGEKISMLTAYDYSMARVLDEAGLDILLIGDSAANVFAGHETTLPITLDQMIYHASSVVRAAKRAMVVADLPFGSYQGAVNDAYHAAVRMMKESGAHGLKLEGGVEVIDNIRKIVQSGIPVCGHLGLTPQSIYQFGDFGVRAKEEAEAEKLKSDALLLQEAGCFAVVLEKIPARLATEVSQALKIPTIGIGAGNGCDGQVLVVNDLLGLTKDFKPKFLRRYLDLYSDISKAASQYVDDVKSGSYPNESEQY; encoded by the coding sequence ATGTCAGTACATACCGTCATCAAAAGAGTCACTACAGCCAGCTTACAAACCATGAAACAACGCGGCGAGAAAATCAGTATGCTTACGGCGTACGACTACTCCATGGCGCGAGTATTAGATGAAGCTGGCTTGGACATATTACTAATAGGTGACTCAGCAGCGAATGTCTTCGCGGGGCATGAAACTACCCTACCCATCACACTCGATCAGATGATCTATCACGCATCCTCGGTAGTCCGTGCAGCGAAGCGCGCTATGGTGGTCGCCGATTTACCCTTCGGATCCTACCAGGGTGCTGTAAACGATGCATACCACGCAGCCGTTCGCATGATGAAAGAATCCGGAGCGCATGGACTGAAACTAGAAGGCGGTGTAGAAGTGATCGATAATATTCGAAAAATTGTGCAGTCGGGCATTCCCGTTTGTGGGCATTTGGGCTTAACTCCCCAATCGATTTACCAGTTCGGTGATTTCGGCGTACGTGCCAAAGAAGAGGCCGAAGCGGAGAAATTAAAATCAGATGCTTTACTACTGCAGGAGGCCGGATGTTTTGCCGTTGTACTGGAAAAAATACCTGCCCGTTTAGCCACTGAGGTATCTCAAGCACTAAAGATCCCGACGATCGGTATTGGTGCTGGTAATGGCTGTGACGGACAAGTGCTCGTGGTAAACGATTTACTGGGCTTAACCAAAGACTTTAAACCTAAGTTTCTTCGTCGATACCTGGACTTGTATAGTGACATCTCCAAAGCAGCTTCACAATATGTGGATGATGTGAAATCCGGGAGCTACCCGAACGAATCCGAACAATACTAA
- the pxpB gene encoding 5-oxoprolinase subunit PxpB, producing the protein MADQLTTTDNSLRYYALGEKAVTVVFGDSIDPKISHKIRLAESVLKNHPFPGMLSIVAAYTTLCIHYDPFVIRSSVVIENKSIQAWVMDYLSQLMNSLRERADDRPEVVVIPVCYGGTYGPDLEEVAAHTGLSEEDVIALHTSNTYLVYMMGFMPGFPYLGGLDERLATPRKKMPRQLVVQGSVGIAGAQTGVYPLDSPGGWQLIGRTPLRLFDPTNEQPILLKSGQQVRFETLDHHHFEAYQRDSYGNKTS; encoded by the coding sequence ATGGCTGATCAATTGACCACCACAGACAATTCCCTCCGCTATTACGCACTAGGTGAAAAGGCCGTGACGGTGGTATTTGGAGACAGCATTGATCCAAAAATATCCCATAAAATACGTTTGGCCGAAAGCGTGTTGAAGAACCATCCTTTTCCAGGCATGCTGAGCATCGTCGCAGCTTATACTACGCTATGTATTCATTACGACCCTTTTGTGATTAGATCCTCCGTTGTTATCGAAAATAAAAGTATACAGGCATGGGTAATGGATTACCTTTCTCAACTGATGAATTCTTTGCGGGAGCGAGCAGATGACAGGCCAGAGGTGGTAGTCATTCCGGTATGCTATGGGGGCACCTATGGCCCCGATTTAGAAGAGGTCGCGGCTCATACCGGCCTATCTGAAGAAGACGTTATTGCACTACATACGTCCAACACTTACCTGGTGTATATGATGGGTTTCATGCCCGGATTCCCCTATCTTGGTGGGCTGGATGAACGATTGGCTACACCGCGCAAAAAAATGCCTCGACAACTTGTAGTGCAAGGATCCGTAGGTATTGCCGGAGCACAGACGGGCGTGTATCCACTGGATAGTCCGGGAGGTTGGCAACTGATTGGACGGACACCGTTACGACTTTTCGACCCTACAAATGAGCAACCCATTTTGCTAAAAAGTGGTCAACAGGTTCGGTTTGAAACATTGGATCATCACCATTTCGAAGCATATCAACGTGATTCTTATGGAAATAAAACTTCATAA
- a CDS encoding biotin-dependent carboxyltransferase family protein: MEIKLHKPGPFSTIQDLGRLDFLSSGVPKSGAMDTASARLANAALANTAGAAVIEFTYAQAEIEILSDMLLAYSGYGGNFIQDDQTLPANRPLALEKGARLRLVPDGTGCRTYLAAPGGWDVAEVMGSRSTYLPAAIGGLAGRLLQTGDVLRASTWERKHRQLFKNLLDNKRHYPQWSLKPLSLITAGTQAIRVVLGPEAHRFTSESQQRFLSSIFEIDRNSNRMGYTLEGAILQREENQEMLSTAVLPGTIQVPGNGHPILLMADCQTTGGYPRIAQVAAVDLPRCGQLKPGDRICFQEISVADAENLYLEQEDHYWKMTEAIDFNYHSS, from the coding sequence ATGGAAATAAAACTTCATAAACCGGGGCCTTTTAGCACTATTCAAGACCTAGGACGCTTAGACTTCCTTTCATCTGGTGTGCCTAAATCTGGCGCAATGGATACTGCCTCAGCTCGTTTGGCCAATGCCGCACTGGCCAACACGGCAGGTGCAGCCGTAATCGAGTTTACCTACGCACAAGCGGAGATAGAGATTCTTTCTGATATGCTATTGGCTTATTCTGGATACGGTGGCAACTTCATTCAAGACGATCAAACCTTACCGGCAAACCGACCGCTAGCGTTAGAAAAAGGGGCGAGATTAAGATTGGTTCCTGACGGAACTGGATGCCGCACCTATCTGGCTGCTCCAGGCGGTTGGGACGTGGCCGAAGTAATGGGTAGCAGGAGCACGTACTTGCCTGCAGCAATTGGTGGCTTAGCTGGCCGTTTACTACAAACCGGTGATGTACTGCGTGCATCGACTTGGGAAAGAAAGCACCGCCAGCTGTTTAAAAACCTATTAGATAACAAGCGCCACTATCCACAATGGTCGCTCAAGCCGCTGTCGTTAATAACGGCGGGAACACAGGCAATTCGGGTAGTACTCGGGCCGGAAGCACATCGGTTCACGTCCGAAAGCCAACAACGATTTTTATCCTCCATTTTTGAGATAGATCGAAACAGTAATCGCATGGGTTACACTTTAGAGGGTGCCATACTGCAGAGAGAAGAAAACCAGGAAATGCTTTCTACCGCTGTATTGCCTGGCACCATACAAGTACCTGGAAACGGACACCCTATTCTGCTAATGGCCGACTGCCAGACGACTGGCGGCTACCCACGTATCGCGCAGGTAGCGGCGGTGGATCTGCCTCGCTGCGGACAATTGAAGCCCGGCGATCGCATTTGTTTTCAAGAAATTTCGGTAGCAGACGCAGAAAACCTTTATCTTGAACAAGAAGACCATTATTGGAAAATGACAGAAGCAATCGATTTTAACTACCACAGCTCGTAA
- a CDS encoding 5-oxoprolinase subunit PxpA, with product MYAIDINCDLGETPGNQPNQIDEALLDLVSSANIACGFHAGDAMRMEITIAAALKRGVAIGAHPGLDDKANFGRIPHPISPREAYQLVLYQMGALSGFVQVAGGKMQHVKLHGALYNMVAQDRLLSEAVVQAIVDFNPALKLYALAGSTTVDVAKEHGLRVVQEGFADRRYESDGTLVSRQDPMALITDRIEAVQQSILMVKKQGVQSIDKIWVSRDIETICIHGDGEHALSFAQDLTTHLLKENIFISAPIV from the coding sequence ATGTACGCAATAGATATCAACTGTGATCTGGGCGAAACTCCGGGAAACCAACCAAACCAAATCGATGAGGCTTTATTAGATTTGGTATCCTCCGCAAATATTGCCTGCGGTTTTCATGCAGGGGATGCTATGCGCATGGAAATTACTATCGCAGCAGCACTAAAAAGAGGGGTGGCGATTGGAGCACACCCCGGATTGGATGACAAGGCTAATTTTGGTCGTATTCCTCATCCTATATCTCCCAGAGAAGCTTATCAGCTGGTGTTATATCAAATGGGAGCCTTATCCGGCTTCGTACAGGTTGCTGGTGGTAAGATGCAACATGTTAAACTGCATGGCGCACTCTATAATATGGTGGCGCAGGATCGTTTGCTTTCTGAAGCAGTCGTGCAAGCTATTGTTGACTTTAATCCTGCACTAAAGTTGTATGCATTGGCTGGTAGCACTACCGTTGACGTAGCCAAAGAGCACGGCCTGCGAGTAGTACAAGAAGGTTTTGCCGACCGACGTTACGAATCGGATGGCACCCTGGTATCCAGGCAAGACCCTATGGCATTGATTACCGATAGAATAGAAGCAGTGCAACAGTCTATTCTAATGGTCAAGAAACAGGGGGTACAAAGCATAGACAAAATATGGGTATCCCGAGATATTGAAACTATTTGTATTCACGGTGATGGTGAACATGCTTTGTCGTTTGCGCAAGATCTCACTACACACCTCCTGAAAGAAAACATCTTTATCAGCGCACCAATAGTATGA
- a CDS encoding NRAMP family divalent metal transporter → MKKSNWGALLSAAFLMAISAIGPGFLTQTALFTSQLGASFGFVILASIVVDIVAQLNIWRIVVVSGTPAQDIANRLLPGLGYGLAAMVALGGMAFNIGNLAGAGLGLQVLFGLDVTHGAICSAVIAIGIFLYKEASLAMDFFVKILGVMMIFLMLYIAFKSNPPLMEAAVRSLSPQQFSFTALVTIIGGTVGGYITFAGAHRLLDRGIQGVENLPTVDRGAISAIGIASVMRILLFIAALGVVSAGHLIDPSNPPASVFRWAGGEIGYKIFGLVMWAAAITSVIGSAYTSITFIKSFHVRIQTNTRLVTTCFIVISCLLYGFIGNPVQTLVIVGALNGFILPLALAIMLIAAHHTQVVGSYRQPILLTTSGTIIAIIMTYMGIQTLIELLA, encoded by the coding sequence ATGAAAAAATCAAACTGGGGTGCTCTGCTAAGTGCAGCCTTCCTAATGGCAATCTCTGCTATCGGACCAGGATTCTTAACACAGACGGCTTTATTTACCTCGCAGCTAGGAGCTAGTTTTGGATTCGTCATTCTAGCTTCGATCGTGGTCGACATTGTCGCCCAACTAAATATTTGGCGGATCGTTGTGGTGAGCGGTACGCCAGCGCAGGATATTGCAAACAGATTACTGCCGGGCTTAGGTTATGGTTTGGCAGCAATGGTGGCTTTAGGCGGTATGGCTTTCAATATCGGAAACCTGGCAGGCGCAGGACTTGGGTTGCAGGTATTATTTGGGTTGGATGTGACCCATGGCGCTATCTGCAGTGCGGTGATCGCGATTGGCATCTTTCTGTACAAAGAAGCCAGCCTCGCGATGGATTTTTTCGTAAAAATCCTGGGTGTGATGATGATTTTCCTCATGCTTTACATTGCCTTTAAGAGCAACCCACCGCTCATGGAAGCGGCTGTGCGTAGCCTATCTCCCCAACAATTTAGTTTTACCGCCCTGGTTACCATTATTGGCGGCACAGTAGGTGGTTATATCACGTTTGCGGGAGCGCATCGCTTATTAGATAGAGGAATTCAAGGGGTAGAAAATCTTCCTACTGTAGATCGCGGAGCGATCAGTGCTATTGGCATTGCTTCAGTGATGCGTATATTATTATTTATCGCGGCATTGGGTGTCGTATCTGCTGGTCATCTGATAGATCCCTCCAATCCGCCTGCGTCCGTTTTTAGGTGGGCCGGCGGAGAAATAGGGTATAAGATCTTTGGGCTTGTGATGTGGGCAGCAGCGATTACCTCCGTCATTGGATCGGCCTATACCTCCATTACTTTTATTAAAAGTTTTCACGTACGTATCCAGACCAACACTCGGCTGGTAACGACATGCTTCATCGTCATATCCTGTCTGCTTTACGGATTCATCGGCAATCCCGTACAAACTTTGGTTATCGTGGGTGCTCTAAATGGATTTATTCTTCCCTTAGCGCTGGCTATAATGCTTATCGCCGCCCATCATACACAGGTGGTTGGCTCCTACCGACAACCAATCTTGTTGACGACTTCGGGAACCATTATCGCTATCATTATGACCTACATGGGCATCCAGACGCTGATAGAATTGCTCGCGTAA